A single genomic interval of Pochonia chlamydosporia 170 chromosome 7, whole genome shotgun sequence harbors:
- a CDS encoding glutaminase GtaA (similar to Neosartorya fischeri NRRL 181 XP_001263748.1): MKFMKFASAAVLTILGGQVGAGPTFTPARPPAIPLAVRNPYLNVWLNGQQNGPHGVLPGQWPKFWATGVQGWQGFVKVDDQVYNWMGGAPGAPNVDQLSMEYTTTRSIFNMSVAGKVDMRIEFLSPVFPDDLKRQSIPFSYIVVNVKSRDGASHKVQVYSDVSGEWASGDTTSVVQWDTSSASGVRSHKFWKQKQRVFQEDGENAAWGNWYWSTGDQAGVSYKIGADVDVRGQFLKQGALDNNVDNEFRAVRDRWPVFALSRDLGTVKNSWVTTLFTIGVAQEESIQFVGKEAEPQSMPSLWISYYKENELAAAFYKDYDYAMHYSNRMDIRIQRDSVAAGGQDYATITTLAVRQTFGALAYTGTPSNPLIFLKEISSNSDIQTVDVIFPAFPILLYFDANLLKYLLEPLLLNDRYHYPNDWAQHDLGRFPRALGYPKGDDEPMPLEECGNMIIMMLAYSQRKHDNKYLADNWDLLSKWAEYLIRDAKIPANQLSTDDFAGHLANQTNLAIKGIIALQAMSEVATRAGHKDKSSKYSTLAKEYLAFWTKHGVNAEAGHSMLQYDNKDSYGLLYNIYPDKVLGLNFVPQEIYDMQSDFYLKSQKQYGVILDTRNVWTKVDWEMFAAAVAKPETKRMFISKIAKWINETSTWRAFTDLYDVNTGGYPGGLQFTARPVVGGMFSLLSLKK; the protein is encoded by the exons ATGAAGTTCATGAAGTTCGCCTCGGCGGCAGTCCTTACCATTCTTGGGGGACAAGTAGGTGCCGGCCCTACCTTTACTCCAGCCAGGCCTCCAGCTATTCCCTTGGCTGTCCGCAACCCATATCTCAACGTATGGCTTAATGGGCAACAAAATGGTCCCCATGGTGTCCTTCCCGGCCAATGGCCTAAATTTTGGGC CACCGGAGTtcaaggatggcaaggctTCGTCAAGGTCGACGATCAAGTCTACAACTGGATGGGAGGCGCCCCTGGAGCTCCAAATGTAGATCAACTGAGCATGGAGTACACGACAACCCGCAGCATTTTCAACATGTCCGTCGCTGGAAAGGTGGACATGAGGATCGAATTTCTATCGCCGGTCTTCCCGGATGACTTGAAGCGCCAGTCAATCCCTTTCTCATATATTGTTGTTAACGTCAAGTCTCGGGATGGTGCCTCACACAAGGTTCAGGTCTATTCCGACGTATCAGGAG AATGGGCATCGGGCGATACAACATCGGTCGTTCAATGGGATACCTCATCAGCGTCTGGAGTACGCAGCCACAAATTCTGGAAGCAGAAGCAAAGAGTTTTCCAGGAGGATGGAGAAAATGCAGCTTGGGGAAACTGGTACTGGTCTACCGGTGACCAGGCCGGCGTAAGCTACAAGATTGGCGCGGATGTGGACGTGCGCGGACAGTTTCTCAAGCAAGGAGCTTTGGACAACAACGTTGACAACGAATTCCGCGCAGTCCGGGACAGATG GCCCGTTTTTGCCTTGTCTCGCGATTTGGGTACTGTTAAGAACAGCTGGGTTACTACTCTGTTCACCATTGGAGTGGCCCAGGAGGAGAGCATTCAGTTTGTTGGTAAAGAGGCTGAGCCGCAAAGCATGCCCTCCCTCTGGATATCGTATTACAAGGAAAATGAACTAGCAGCGGCCTTCTACAAAGACTACGACTATGCCATGCATTACTCAAACCGTATGGACATCCGCATCCAGCGAGACTCTGTTGCCGCTGGCGGCCAGGATTATGCGACAATTACCACTCTGGCTGTTCGCCAAACCTTTGGTGCCCTGGCTTACACTGGCACTCCTTCGAATCCCCTGATTTTCTTGAAGGAGATTTCCTCAAACAGTGACATACAGACTGTTGATGTCATCTTCCCGGCATTCCCAATCCTCTTGTACTTTGATGCAAACTTGCTCAAGTACCTTCTTGAGCCACTACTCCTCAATGATCGGTACCATTACCCGAATGACTGGGCGCAACATGATCTGGGACGATTCCCGCGAGCGCTCGGCTACCCGAagggtgatgatgaaccGATGCCCTTGGAGGAGTGTGGAAACATGAtcatcatgatgctggcGTATTCTCAACGGAAGCATGACAACAAATACCTGGCTGATAACTGGGATCTGCTGTCCAAGTGGGCCGAGTACCTGATCAGAGACGCCAAGATTCCTGCTAACCAGCTGTCTACGGATGACTTTGCTGGGCACCTTGC CAACCAGACAAACCTAGCCATCAAAGGCATAATCGCCCTCCAAGCAATGTCAGAAGTTGCCACGCGAGCTGGACATAAGGATAAGAGCAGCAAATACTCGACACTGGCCAAGGAATATCTGGCTTTCTGGACAAAACATGGTGTCAACGCCGAAGCTGGCCACTCAATGCTTCAGTACGACAATAAAGACTCTTATG GCCTTCTATACAACATTTACCCAGACAAGGTCCTTGGTCTCAATTTTGTCCCGCAGGAGATCTACGACATGCAGAGCGACTTTTATCTCAAGTCTCAAAAGCAGTACGGCGTCATTTTGGACACCCGAAACGTGTGGACCAAAGTAGACTGGGAAATGTTCGCCGCAGCAGTGGCCAAACCGGAAACCAAGCGCATGTTCATCTCAAAAATTGCCAAATGGATCAATGAAACGTCTACTTGGCGTGCCTTCACCGACTTGTATGACGTAAATACAGGTGGCTACCCTGGTGGTCTTCAATTCACCGCGAGACCTGTGGTGGGTGGTATGTTCTCATTACTTTCGTTAAAGAAATAG